A single Lactuca sativa cultivar Salinas chromosome 8, Lsat_Salinas_v11, whole genome shotgun sequence DNA region contains:
- the LOC111897192 gene encoding ankyrin repeat-containing protein At5g02620: MKVVDKSHMSKFPQEIYPTSTNNMNNMSKQHEINISSTRVDISESEPEPGSTNDLNTINEEHDINPRPLNLPCTDLLHGSRDDYIKILLPLYEASVTCDWDAAKAIIDKRPELVRFAITDRYETALHIAASAEPTKLAEEFLKNLVNMMEEKDLELENRGGDNALFAAAVSGSPKMVDILLKRHKGMSIPLAASTYCGNHNMARYLYDASEKMKSLTQMDRIFTLNHCVTADMFDIALKILTDYPEIMDAPAESQFILDALSGKVDAVNKKEPIIIWKIVDSIFAKLYMKKRVSKKDHQALNLLTRVLNSTIKFNKLVIDKILFRRVEDGVQKYSGIVFNAAAVGNTCFIIELIRIYPHVIWMPNDDGHTIFHIAIMHRHQGIYNLLYEIGSRKYVIASWTDKKENTILHLLGLTIEKVQLQTQSRVSLLLQRDLLWFHDVEKMLPPPLREHKNKEGQTAYQLFFENNKDLVSGSLKWMKDSMVVATLIVTVAFAVAFTIPGGYDQENGFPIFIHEPTFLVFIIADAISLFSSSTSLLVFLSIITSNYGQRDFLYSLPRKLVIGLVTLFISVAAMMLTFVASFFVLYRNGLKWVPIIIGILAAMPVIVFAALQFPVWLDMFRSMYDSRYIFHPKRNMLYNKNPRL, from the exons ATGAAAGTCGTCGATAAATCCCATATGAGCAAGTTTCCTCAAGAA ATTTATCCAACGAGCACCAATAACATGAATAACATGAGCAAGCAACACGAAATTAATATTTCAAGCACTCGAGTTGACATCTCGGAGTCAGAACCAGAACCTGGTTCAACCAATGACCTCAATACCATAAACGAGGAGCATGATATTAACCCTCGTCCACTAAATCTACCTTGTACAGATCTACTCCATG GAAGTAGAGATGATTACATCAAGATATTACTTCCTTTGTACGAAGCATCAGTTACATGTGATTGGGATGCTGCTAAGGCCATCATTGACAAACGCCCAGAGTTGGTGCGATTTGCTATCACTGATCGTTATGAGACAGCACTTCATATTGCAGCATCAGCAGAACCAACCAAGCTGGCTGAAGAATTTTTGAAGAATCTAGTTAATATGATGGAAGAAAAGGATTTGGAGCTTGAGAATAGAGGTGGCGATAATGCACTTTTCGCAGCAGCAGTAAGTGGAAGTCCCAAAATGGTTGACATACTGCTAAAAAGGCACAAAGGCATGTCTATTCCATTAGCCGCAAGTACTTACTGTGGAAATCATAACATGGCGAGGTATCTCTATGATGCTTCTGAAAAGATGAAGAGCTTAACACAAATGGATCGGATATTTACTCTTAACCATTGTGTAACTGCGGATATGTTTG ATATCGCATTAAAAATTTTGACAGACTACCCTGAAATCATGGATGCACCTGCTGAAAGTCAGTTTATACTTGATGCTTTGTCTGGAAAGGTTGATGCAGTTAATAAAAAAGAACCAATTATAATTTGGAAAATTGTTGATTCAA TTTTTGCAAAACTATATATGAAGAAGAGAGTTTCGAAAAAGGATCATCAAGCATTGAATTTGCTAACAAGGGTTCTGAATAGTACTATTAAATTCAATAAGCTTGTCATCGATAAAATATTATTCAGGCGCGTTGAGGATGGTGTTCAGAAGTATTCTGGAATAGTATTTAATGCTGCAGCAGTTGGCAAcacatgttttattattgaactcATCCGAATCTATCCCCATGTAATATGGATGCCAAATGATGATGGACACACTATATTTCACATAGCTATTATGCATCGTCACCAAGGTATCTACAATTTATTGTATGAAATAGGCTCAAGGAAGTATGTGATAGCTTCATGGACAGACAAAAAGGAAAATACTATACTTCATTTACTTGGGCTAACTATAGAGAAAGTTCAACTTCAGACGCAATCAAGAGTATCTCTATTGTTGCAACGAGATTTACTATGGTTCCAT GATGTGGAGAAGATGTTGCCACCTCCTTTAAGGGAACATAAGAACAAAGAGGGCCAAACAGCCTATCAATTATTCTTTGAGAACAACAAAGATCTAGTTTCGGGCAGTTTGAAATGGATGAAAGATTCTATGGTCGTTGCAACACTTATTGTCACTGTAGCATTTGCAGTTGCGTTTACTATTCCCGGAGGATATGACCAAGAAAACGGGTTTCCTATCTTCATCCATGAACCCACCTTCTTAGTTTTTATAATAGCAGATGCAATTTCCTTATTCTCTTCCTCAACTTCACTTCTAGTGTTCCTATCTATCATCACATCTAATTATGGTCAACGTGATTTCCTGTACTCATTACCCAGAAAGCTAGTGATAGGTTTGGTAACACTTTTCATCTCTGTAGCAGCCATGATGCTTACCTTTGTTGCAAGTTTCTTTGTGTTATACCGTAATGGGTTGAAATGGGTACCGATCATTATCGGTATATTAGCTGCCATGCCAGTCATTGTATTTGCAGCACTCCAGTTTCCTGTTTGGTTGGACATGTTTCGCTCGATGTATGATTCTAGGTATATCTTCCATCCTAAGAGAAATATGCTTTACAATAAAAACCCAAGGTTGTAA